From Selenomonadales bacterium, one genomic window encodes:
- the hydG gene encoding [FeFe] hydrogenase H-cluster radical SAM maturase HydG, producing the protein MQTTVHIGINEQPYPDKGRVADILAKAEACAGLSAEEAAELLALPASFDDSLFASAKRVKQRLYGARVVLFAPLYISNLCTNGCLYCSFRQENTQLTRKKLSQAEIAEQTEFLINMGHKRLLLEAGEDPAGAPLAYVLESIHTIYRAGCPGREIRRVNVNIAATTVEDYRELKAAGIGTYQLFQETYHLPTYERMHPRGPKADYHYHLTAMDRAIQGGIEDYGLGVLFGLYDYRQEVQSLIAHAGELKSKYGLGPHTVSVPRLRPAKNTHLPDTYLLNDQQFARVVAVLRLALPYTGIILSTREAPLMRDFLLDVGVSQMSAASSTAPGGYGRETDSRQFEGVDHRSLDEVVEGIIRRGYVPSFCTGCYRKERRGATFMHLVEHGQIKDMCQTNALLTLAEFVLQFASPSTREAAEAQWERWLSDIPVGAMRHAAREKLKQALAGESDVYV; encoded by the coding sequence ATGCAGACAACCGTGCATATAGGCATAAATGAGCAGCCCTACCCAGATAAAGGTCGCGTCGCGGATATCCTAGCCAAAGCCGAGGCCTGCGCAGGGCTTTCTGCTGAGGAAGCGGCAGAATTGCTAGCTCTTCCCGCGTCTTTTGACGACAGCCTCTTTGCCAGCGCTAAGCGCGTCAAGCAAAGGCTATACGGCGCGCGCGTGGTGCTGTTTGCGCCGCTTTACATCTCTAACCTGTGTACTAACGGCTGTTTGTACTGCTCGTTTAGACAAGAGAACACGCAGTTGACGCGCAAGAAACTCAGCCAAGCAGAAATCGCCGAGCAAACAGAGTTCCTCATCAACATGGGGCATAAACGCTTACTGCTTGAGGCGGGAGAAGACCCAGCCGGCGCACCCCTCGCCTACGTGCTAGAGTCCATTCACACCATCTACCGCGCTGGCTGTCCGGGGCGCGAGATTAGGCGTGTTAACGTCAACATTGCCGCCACCACCGTGGAGGATTATCGTGAGCTTAAGGCGGCCGGCATCGGCACATACCAGCTCTTTCAGGAAACGTATCACCTGCCCACGTATGAGCGTATGCACCCACGCGGCCCAAAGGCCGACTATCATTATCACCTTACGGCTATGGACAGGGCAATACAGGGCGGCATCGAGGACTATGGCCTAGGCGTGTTGTTTGGCCTCTACGACTATCGGCAAGAGGTACAAAGCTTAATCGCGCATGCCGGCGAACTTAAGTCAAAATACGGCCTAGGCCCGCACACCGTCTCCGTGCCGCGCCTACGCCCGGCCAAAAACACGCATCTGCCGGATACCTACCTATTGAACGACCAGCAGTTTGCGCGCGTTGTCGCCGTGTTGCGCCTCGCACTGCCGTACACAGGCATTATTCTCTCCACGCGCGAAGCTCCCTTGATGCGTGACTTCCTGCTAGACGTAGGCGTGTCGCAGATGAGCGCGGCATCATCTACCGCACCGGGCGGGTACGGCAGAGAGACCGACAGCCGTCAGTTTGAAGGGGTAGACCACCGCTCGCTTGACGAAGTAGTGGAGGGCATTATCAGGCGGGGATACGTGCCTAGCTTTTGTACCGGGTGTTACCGCAAAGAGCGCCGCGGTGCAACGTTTATGCATCTGGTGGAGCACGGGCAGATCAAGGACATGTGCCAGACCAATGCGCTCCTGACGCTGGCCGAATTTGTCCTGCAGTTTGCCTCCCCGTCGACGCGGGAAGCTGCCGAGGCACAATGGGAACGCTGGCTAAGTGACATTCCCGTCGGCGCTATGCGTCATGCCGCGCGCGAGAAGCTCAAACAGGCGCTAGCCGGGGAGAGTGATGTCTATGTCTAG
- a CDS encoding iron-only hydrogenase system regulator translates to MNASENRIAVIGIVVLRRSDAAKRVNAVLSEHGEVIVGRMGVPYRERELSVIALIVDATTDEIGALTGKLGNIEGVKVKAAMTL, encoded by the coding sequence ATGAACGCATCGGAGAATCGCATTGCCGTGATTGGCATAGTGGTGTTGCGCCGCAGCGACGCGGCAAAGCGCGTCAACGCAGTGTTAAGCGAGCACGGCGAGGTTATTGTCGGCCGCATGGGCGTGCCATATCGCGAGAGGGAGCTATCGGTAATCGCGCTGATTGTCGACGCTACGACAGACGAAATCGGGGCACTGACGGGGAAGCTTGGCAACATAGAAGGCGTAAAAGTAAAAGCCGCCATGACTCTGTAA
- a CDS encoding DNA cytosine methyltransferase, translated as MATGAISLVREDELVYQERASGTLSSKRHQFALIDLFCGAGGMTLGFTAGLGHAFRPVWANDFNKHCVATYNRNFGEHCVLGDINDILADNRHEIPQADVVIGGPPCQGFSLLNKNRHGDPRNELWRPFLEVVKRCGAKVFVIENVPQLLQSDEYSRIVEAAGQLGFSVVSDKLCAADYGVPQTRVRAVIIGAKLDPSGLFPPRKTHFNPAKRLQSELAFLWPDAYLPTAQPWRNVRHAIGDLPDPQGTDLRGDEPPLDLHFGRTPTQISIQRYMAIPEEGMNRFDLLRVAPELTPDCWIRKESGGTDLFGRLWWDRPAFTIRTEFFKPEKGRYLHPVQHRPITHREAARLQSFPDSFRFSGTKTEIAKQIGNAVPPLLAARIADIVYVLLTQEHA; from the coding sequence GTGGCGACGGGTGCAATCAGTTTAGTTAGGGAAGATGAACTTGTGTACCAAGAGCGTGCCTCTGGCACGCTCTCGTCTAAGCGCCATCAGTTCGCCTTAATTGACTTGTTTTGCGGGGCGGGAGGAATGACGCTCGGCTTCACGGCAGGTCTTGGCCATGCCTTTAGACCGGTATGGGCAAATGACTTTAATAAGCATTGTGTGGCGACCTACAACCGAAACTTCGGCGAACACTGCGTCTTGGGGGACATCAATGACATTCTGGCCGACAACCGACATGAAATACCTCAAGCAGATGTCGTTATTGGTGGGCCGCCTTGCCAAGGGTTCAGCCTATTGAATAAAAACCGGCATGGCGATCCCCGCAATGAGCTGTGGAGGCCATTTCTTGAGGTGGTCAAGAGGTGCGGCGCAAAGGTTTTTGTTATTGAGAATGTGCCGCAGCTACTGCAGTCCGACGAATATAGCCGCATTGTGGAGGCTGCAGGGCAGTTAGGCTTTAGCGTCGTGTCGGACAAGCTATGCGCTGCGGATTATGGGGTGCCGCAAACGCGTGTACGAGCGGTCATAATTGGAGCCAAGTTAGACCCATCTGGCCTTTTCCCTCCTAGGAAGACCCATTTTAACCCTGCCAAGCGATTACAGAGCGAGCTGGCGTTCTTGTGGCCGGATGCATACTTGCCAACGGCCCAACCTTGGCGGAACGTCAGACATGCCATAGGCGATTTGCCGGATCCCCAGGGGACTGACCTTAGAGGGGATGAACCACCCCTAGACCTGCATTTTGGGCGGACTCCAACACAAATTAGCATCCAGAGATATATGGCGATTCCGGAGGAGGGGATGAATCGCTTCGATTTGCTGCGAGTAGCCCCTGAGCTTACCCCCGACTGCTGGATAAGAAAGGAATCTGGTGGGACAGACCTCTTTGGCAGGCTGTGGTGGGACAGACCCGCATTCACCATTCGCACTGAGTTCTTTAAGCCGGAGAAAGGGCGCTATCTCCACCCCGTGCAGCATCGGCCAATTACACACCGGGAAGCTGCCCGTCTTCAGAGCTTCCCCGACTCCTTTCGTTTTTCCGGCACAAAGACAGAGATTGCAAAGCAGATTGGTAACGCCGTCCCACCCTTGTTGGCAGCTAGAATCGCCGACATAGTATATGTGCTTCTCACACAGGAGCACGCTTAA
- a CDS encoding HNH endonuclease: MRRELQQLMSNYEDELRGDELRPKVLCLVHVLVKLRELGSSLSISESDPEQNSARHRILSYFRKYPLTVIDGDELLIISGIQEYARRVRELRVQFGWLIVSGLTLKEMLSENEFIIRDLIVKDVRPNQYVLMSQVQDTEAAFRWHVANEIRKSTGPVRNKLLRYLQHNVGMPVSGEELRYVSGDKTEWARRIRELRTEFGWSVITKHTGRPDLPIGTYLLESLRQSPEHDRVISDFVRGRVLRRDNYQCTACGWNKDLWDRSDPRHLELHHNSPHASGGENTEENLVTLCTLCHDQVHRSGAPSGNRTPALSTL; encoded by the coding sequence TTGCGACGAGAACTGCAGCAGTTGATGAGCAACTATGAAGATGAGTTGCGTGGGGACGAGTTGAGGCCCAAAGTGCTTTGCCTTGTCCACGTTTTGGTTAAGTTGCGGGAGCTCGGCAGTTCACTGTCTATTTCGGAGTCCGACCCCGAGCAGAATAGTGCCCGACATAGGATTCTCTCCTATTTTAGAAAGTATCCGCTCACCGTTATTGACGGCGATGAGCTGCTAATCATTTCTGGCATACAGGAATATGCACGACGCGTGCGGGAGCTAAGAGTCCAGTTTGGCTGGTTGATAGTCAGCGGATTGACTTTAAAGGAAATGCTTTCGGAGAATGAGTTTATCATTAGAGACCTGATTGTTAAGGATGTCAGGCCAAATCAGTATGTTTTAATGTCGCAAGTCCAGGACACTGAGGCGGCATTCAGATGGCACGTCGCCAATGAAATTCGTAAAAGTACAGGCCCTGTCAGGAACAAGCTGTTGCGGTACTTGCAGCATAACGTAGGAATGCCTGTTTCCGGCGAAGAACTCCGATACGTCTCCGGTGATAAAACGGAGTGGGCGAGGCGTATTCGAGAACTGAGAACGGAGTTCGGTTGGTCGGTCATAACAAAGCACACGGGACGCCCCGACCTGCCTATAGGTACCTACCTTCTAGAGTCCCTGAGGCAAAGCCCTGAACATGACCGAGTTATCTCGGATTTTGTCAGGGGCAGAGTGTTGAGGAGAGACAACTACCAGTGTACTGCGTGTGGTTGGAATAAAGACCTCTGGGACAGGTCAGACCCGAGACACCTAGAACTGCACCACAACAGCCCCCATGCGAGCGGCGGAGAAAATACCGAGGAGAACTTGGTCACACTCTGTACGTTATGCCACGACCAAGTACACAGGAGTGGTGCGCCGTCAGGGAATCGCACTCCGGCGCTGAGCACTTTGTGA
- a CDS encoding cupin domain-containing protein, producing MPRKILKNIETSKVLSMKDLVSYQDGQIISKTLIQNQNLSITLFAFDKGEEISTHASGGDALVLVLDGVVEVTIADEKHRLSAGEAIVMPAEVPHAVLAAEKMKFMLTVAF from the coding sequence ATGCCGAGGAAGATTCTCAAGAACATTGAGACCTCTAAAGTGCTTAGCATGAAAGACCTAGTGAGTTACCAGGATGGGCAAATCATCAGCAAAACGCTTATCCAGAACCAAAACCTAAGCATCACGCTCTTTGCGTTTGACAAGGGCGAGGAAATTAGCACGCATGCGTCCGGTGGCGACGCTTTGGTGCTGGTACTCGACGGCGTTGTAGAAGTGACAATTGCCGACGAAAAGCATAGGCTATCGGCAGGCGAAGCCATTGTCATGCCCGCAGAAGTGCCGCACGCGGTGCTTGCCGCAGAGAAGATGAAGTTTATGCTGACGGTGGCATTCTAG
- a CDS encoding Msr family ABC-F type ribosomal protection protein: protein MELLIKASDIYVEYHGRDVLTIDELEIHAFDRIGLVGGNGAGKSTLLKVLLGSITPSGCRINRLGRFAYIPQLEDACLSDVDTSALMSRLGVLELQHDGLSGGEETRQKIAQALSEQVHGILADEPTCHLDRSGIEFLIGQLKRFSGALVVISHDRYFLDQVVDKIWELKDGRITEYWGGYSDYLQQKEEERQRKSMQYELLTTERDRLTRAAEEKQKQARKIEQKAKSTESAGRMGHEKSAGSKQKTLHNAAKNIEHRIASLGNIRAPEALKTVRFRQSKALELHNPYPIIASDLNKQLGERLLFKDVTFQIPLGAKVAFIGDNGVGKTVLFRMILNREAGISVSPKAQIGYFEQQGYKVNQEQVVMEFMQEDCEYQHSEIRSVLAAMGFSQQDIHKPLAVLSGGEIIKLHLAKMLLGKYNILLMDEPSNFLDLPSMEALETMMKRYSGTILFVSHDKRLIENVADMVYEITDGKLVRREV from the coding sequence ATGGAACTTTTGATAAAGGCTAGTGACATTTATGTGGAATACCACGGGCGTGACGTACTGACCATAGATGAGCTTGAGATTCATGCCTTTGACCGGATTGGACTGGTAGGCGGCAATGGTGCCGGCAAGAGCACGCTTCTAAAGGTGTTGCTTGGAAGCATTACCCCCTCTGGCTGCAGGATTAACCGCCTCGGCAGGTTCGCCTATATTCCGCAGCTAGAAGACGCATGCCTGAGCGATGTAGACACAAGTGCACTAATGAGTCGGCTAGGCGTTTTGGAGCTGCAGCATGATGGACTGAGCGGAGGTGAGGAAACTCGTCAGAAGATCGCACAGGCGCTATCCGAACAGGTACATGGGATTCTGGCGGATGAACCCACGTGTCATCTCGACAGGTCAGGCATTGAATTCCTCATAGGGCAGCTTAAGCGCTTCTCGGGTGCCCTTGTCGTCATCAGCCATGATCGCTATTTCTTGGATCAGGTAGTGGACAAGATTTGGGAGCTAAAGGACGGGAGAATCACCGAGTACTGGGGTGGATATTCTGACTACCTGCAACAGAAAGAAGAAGAGCGGCAGCGCAAGTCCATGCAGTATGAGCTACTAACGACAGAACGGGACAGGCTAACTCGTGCAGCTGAAGAGAAACAGAAGCAAGCCCGAAAGATTGAGCAGAAGGCAAAGAGCACTGAAAGCGCCGGACGCATGGGGCATGAGAAAAGTGCGGGCAGCAAGCAAAAGACTCTCCATAATGCGGCCAAAAACATTGAACATCGCATAGCGAGTCTTGGGAATATACGGGCGCCCGAAGCACTAAAGACCGTTCGCTTCCGGCAGAGCAAGGCCTTGGAATTGCACAACCCCTACCCTATAATTGCATCTGACTTAAACAAGCAACTTGGCGAAAGATTGCTCTTCAAAGATGTAACGTTTCAGATCCCCCTCGGCGCAAAGGTGGCCTTTATAGGCGACAATGGGGTGGGAAAAACAGTGCTATTCAGAATGATTCTAAACCGTGAGGCGGGCATCTCAGTATCGCCCAAAGCGCAAATCGGTTACTTTGAGCAGCAGGGGTACAAAGTGAACCAAGAGCAGGTCGTCATGGAGTTTATGCAAGAGGACTGCGAATACCAGCATTCAGAAATACGTTCCGTGCTGGCGGCTATGGGATTCTCTCAGCAAGACATCCATAAACCCCTAGCAGTATTGAGTGGGGGTGAAATTATTAAGCTGCACCTAGCTAAGATGCTGCTTGGGAAGTACAACATTCTCTTAATGGATGAGCCGAGCAACTTTTTGGACCTGCCCAGTATGGAGGCGCTAGAGACAATGATGAAGCGCTACTCCGGCACCATTCTCTTTGTTTCCCATGACAAGCGACTTATAGAGAACGTCGCAGATATGGTGTATGAGATAACGGATGGGAAGTTGGTGCGGAGGGAGGTCTGA
- a CDS encoding FtsX-like permease family protein has protein sequence MLWLGVVSFRNNFKKHLLGMIALAMAVVVSSLGLSAVNLMIFALFYLALRERSYELGVMRAIGHSKALMMAVLAGEGLVMAAAAAGLGLAVVWAVCAVVPHLADRFTLALYLLGNRAPHLFPATPTS, from the coding sequence ATGTTGTGGCTAGGAGTCGTCTCCTTTAGGAACAACTTCAAGAAACACCTCTTAGGCATGATAGCGTTGGCTATGGCGGTTGTTGTCAGTAGCCTTGGCCTGTCTGCCGTTAACCTGATGATATTCGCGCTCTTTTATCTCGCGCTACGTGAGCGATCCTACGAGCTTGGCGTTATGCGAGCCATCGGCCACAGCAAGGCGTTAATGATGGCTGTGCTTGCAGGCGAGGGGTTAGTTATGGCAGCCGCGGCAGCGGGGTTGGGATTGGCCGTAGTGTGGGCAGTGTGCGCCGTCGTACCCCACCTTGCCGACAGGTTTACCCTGGCACTATACCTGCTCGGTAACAGAGCCCCACATCTTTTCCCTGCAACGCCAACATCCTAG
- a CDS encoding nucleotidyl transferase AbiEii/AbiGii toxin family protein, which translates to MTYSLESTVAEKFDALLQRLELTSRMKDMHDIYYLANICDFDGRALQQAIFETLQNRATSYESDSFTRVIALAQNKDIQLRWRQYLRRMKLEEPLLEDVMAIIDKFLRPVWQAVVEETEVLGCWRCREKMWGSVTEQV; encoded by the coding sequence ATGACATATTCTCTGGAAAGCACTGTTGCCGAGAAGTTTGATGCTTTACTACAGCGGCTAGAACTGACTAGCCGAATGAAGGATATGCACGACATTTATTATCTGGCGAACATTTGCGACTTTGATGGCCGTGCCCTTCAGCAAGCGATTTTCGAAACGCTGCAGAATCGCGCAACATCCTATGAAAGTGATAGTTTCACACGGGTGATTGCATTGGCGCAAAACAAAGACATTCAGCTGCGATGGCGGCAATATCTGCGCCGAATGAAATTGGAGGAACCTTTGCTAGAAGATGTCATGGCTATCATCGACAAGTTCCTGCGTCCCGTATGGCAGGCAGTAGTTGAGGAGACCGAAGTGCTAGGATGTTGGCGTTGCAGGGAAAAGATGTGGGGCTCTGTTACCGAGCAGGTATAG
- a CDS encoding type IV toxin-antitoxin system AbiEi family antitoxin domain-containing protein — MNDMVHKEQLEILALQSGGVFRTSDLAALGYTTYGIRKLLAERIIERIKPSYYRLYESATEVSEAMQIAQLFPDGVLCMHTALFYYRYSDRTPLVWELAFDRDTSKSRFKLDYPFVHPYYMKSEYLNFGVTTAEYEGCTLKIFDRDRLICECVYYEHKMDRESYNKAVQGYVADVRKNVPRLLEHATKRRVLKKVKNRIGVWL; from the coding sequence GTGAATGACATGGTCCATAAAGAGCAACTAGAAATTCTCGCACTGCAGTCCGGCGGAGTCTTTCGAACCTCGGATCTGGCTGCGCTTGGATATACCACTTATGGAATCCGCAAGCTGCTTGCCGAACGCATTATCGAACGCATAAAGCCTAGCTACTACCGACTGTACGAGTCGGCAACCGAAGTGTCAGAAGCGATGCAAATAGCGCAACTGTTTCCCGACGGTGTTCTATGTATGCACACGGCGCTCTTCTATTACCGATACTCCGATCGGACTCCTTTGGTGTGGGAACTCGCATTCGACAGAGATACCTCTAAATCACGATTCAAGCTTGATTACCCTTTTGTGCATCCTTATTACATGAAGTCGGAGTATCTCAACTTTGGTGTAACGACGGCGGAATACGAAGGTTGCACACTAAAGATTTTCGACAGGGATAGGCTTATCTGCGAGTGCGTCTATTACGAACACAAGATGGATCGAGAATCGTATAACAAGGCTGTCCAAGGGTATGTCGCAGATGTAAGGAAGAATGTGCCTCGTCTCCTGGAGCACGCCACAAAACGCAGGGTCCTGAAAAAAGTAAAGAATCGGATAGGGGTATGGCTCTGA
- a CDS encoding S1 RNA-binding domain-containing protein has translation MALGVGTILSGIVTGITSFGAFVELETGETGLVHISEVADAYVKDINEHLKLREKIVVKVINIDSKGKIGLSIRQAKRRPSISFEERMNRFLKDSEERQTDLRKHTDAKRGGRGTSFRKSGQ, from the coding sequence ATGGCATTGGGAGTAGGCACCATTTTGAGTGGTATTGTCACCGGCATTACTAGTTTTGGTGCTTTTGTCGAGCTGGAGACAGGCGAAACTGGTCTCGTGCATATCTCAGAAGTAGCTGACGCATATGTTAAGGACATCAATGAGCACCTTAAGCTGCGCGAGAAGATTGTCGTCAAAGTCATCAACATTGACAGCAAAGGCAAAATTGGCCTCTCCATTCGCCAGGCAAAACGTCGTCCTTCTATTTCTTTTGAAGAGCGCATGAATCGCTTTCTTAAGGACAGCGAAGAACGCCAGACCGATTTGCGCAAGCATACTGACGCTAAACGCGGTGGGCGCGGCACTTCATTTAGAAAATCAGGCCAATAA
- a CDS encoding septum formation initiator family protein, translated as MSSTHALPKIVSFPVRQPLKAKRKQRRRVPWVLCCLCAIVAYFMVVYVNQEIEMLQLRRAEAELRAQVAALQQESARLQREIARQSTDAYIEREARERLGLLLPQDKIFSPIFVTPRGPSE; from the coding sequence ATGTCAAGCACACATGCCCTGCCGAAAATCGTGTCGTTCCCCGTTAGGCAACCGTTAAAAGCTAAGCGCAAGCAGCGCAGGCGGGTGCCTTGGGTTTTGTGTTGCTTGTGTGCCATCGTGGCCTACTTTATGGTCGTGTATGTTAACCAAGAAATAGAAATGCTTCAGCTTCGCCGCGCCGAAGCCGAGTTGCGCGCCCAAGTGGCAGCGTTGCAGCAGGAGTCTGCTCGTCTACAGCGCGAAATTGCACGCCAGAGTACCGACGCCTACATTGAGCGCGAAGCGCGCGAGCGCCTCGGCCTACTCTTGCCACAGGACAAGATTTTCTCACCCATTTTCGTAACCCCCCGCGGCCCCAGTGAGTGA
- a CDS encoding YabP/YqfC family sporulation protein, giving the protein MAEETYNHRVLLTNREQAVVEGVVHVEKFDEDEIVVETDLGMMAIRGEDLNIKEISVDQGRMVVDGAVRSIDYLDDRLRTGKGKGRGWLERIFS; this is encoded by the coding sequence ATGGCCGAAGAAACCTATAATCACCGGGTATTGCTTACTAACCGCGAGCAAGCGGTAGTAGAGGGCGTGGTGCATGTCGAGAAGTTTGACGAGGACGAGATTGTAGTTGAGACCGACCTTGGCATGATGGCCATTCGCGGCGAGGATTTAAACATCAAGGAAATCAGCGTCGATCAGGGGCGCATGGTCGTAGACGGCGCGGTAAGGAGCATCGACTATCTCGACGACCGCCTGAGAACCGGCAAGGGCAAAGGGCGGGGGTGGCTTGAACGGATTTTCTCGTAG
- a CDS encoding SpoIID/LytB domain-containing protein: MLHTKKPLLGLLALAVITSLALTACPMLRRQEGVRIPEAIRAADRQEPTIRVYMHETGQIVSMPFEEYLLGVVAAEMVPTWHIEALAAQAIVARTFTLDKIARQGGVPNRNAHASTNIEEFQAYNAERINDNVRQAVQKTRGRVLSYRGEFVRTWFHAYCDGHTSTAADGLAFREFPTPFITPVTDICPQYTPAEERTFSVTFTRAEVVQALRQIGQTPGDFTEIKVLKKDRAGRAVTVRIGRAQVSAPAFRIAIGSTRLRSTKWQEVSVAGDRITFRGSGYGHGVGLCQWGTKARAERGDAYAEIVKHYFPKAELAQIWD; this comes from the coding sequence TTGCTGCACACTAAGAAACCGTTGTTGGGGTTGCTCGCTCTGGCAGTGATAACGTCGCTAGCTTTAACTGCCTGTCCTATGCTGCGCCGTCAAGAAGGGGTAAGAATTCCCGAGGCCATTCGTGCCGCCGACAGGCAGGAACCTACTATTCGCGTGTATATGCATGAAACAGGACAGATCGTAAGCATGCCTTTTGAGGAGTACTTGCTGGGTGTCGTCGCCGCCGAGATGGTACCGACTTGGCACATAGAAGCTCTAGCCGCACAGGCCATTGTGGCGAGGACGTTTACCTTGGACAAAATTGCGCGCCAGGGTGGGGTGCCAAATCGCAACGCCCATGCCTCGACCAACATCGAGGAGTTTCAGGCCTATAACGCCGAGCGCATTAACGACAACGTACGGCAGGCCGTGCAAAAGACTCGCGGCAGAGTGCTCAGCTATCGCGGCGAGTTTGTGCGTACCTGGTTTCACGCCTATTGCGACGGGCACACCAGCACCGCCGCCGACGGGCTAGCTTTTCGCGAGTTCCCCACACCTTTTATTACCCCTGTCACTGACATATGTCCGCAGTATACACCCGCAGAAGAGCGAACCTTTAGCGTGACCTTTACGCGCGCGGAGGTAGTGCAGGCGCTTAGGCAAATCGGGCAGACCCCAGGGGACTTCACGGAAATTAAAGTCTTGAAGAAAGACCGCGCCGGCCGCGCCGTAACGGTGCGTATCGGACGGGCTCAGGTTTCGGCACCTGCATTTCGCATCGCCATTGGCAGCACCAGGCTTAGGTCGACCAAATGGCAGGAAGTAAGCGTAGCGGGTGACCGCATTACTTTTCGCGGCAGTGGCTATGGGCACGGCGTTGGCCTTTGCCAGTGGGGCACGAAGGCGAGAGCCGAGCGCGGTGATGCCTACGCAGAAATCGTCAAGCACTACTTCCCTAAGGCTGAGCTCGCGCAAATTTGGGATTAG
- a CDS encoding RNA-binding S4 domain-containing protein → MRLDKYLKVSRLIKRRTLAKDVSEAGRIEVNGRVAKPAHDVKVGDVITLHFGSRIIKARVLQIEDSARKADASLMYEIIEEVKVL, encoded by the coding sequence ATGAGGCTAGATAAGTACCTAAAGGTTTCGCGCCTAATCAAGCGCCGCACGTTAGCGAAGGACGTCAGCGAGGCAGGTCGCATTGAGGTAAACGGTAGAGTTGCCAAACCTGCGCACGACGTGAAAGTAGGGGACGTCATCACGCTGCATTTCGGCAGCCGCATCATCAAGGCGCGCGTCCTGCAAATTGAGGACTCCGCACGTAAAGCCGACGCCTCCCTGATGTACGAGATAATAGAGGAAGTGAAGGTGCTCTAG
- a CDS encoding HU family DNA-binding protein has protein sequence MNKSQLIDVVKQRTDFTKKDIEVVVNAVFDSMSEALVAGEKVAIAEFGTFSVKHRSEREGRNPKTQEKLIVPASKVPSFRPFKTLKEAVDK, from the coding sequence ATGAATAAGTCTCAACTCATCGACGTAGTTAAACAGCGCACGGATTTTACCAAGAAGGATATCGAGGTAGTGGTAAATGCGGTCTTTGACAGCATGAGCGAGGCCCTAGTGGCAGGAGAAAAAGTTGCCATCGCCGAGTTTGGCACTTTCTCAGTAAAGCACCGCAGCGAGCGCGAAGGGCGCAACCCGAAGACACAAGAGAAGTTGATTGTACCGGCAAGCAAAGTGCCAAGTTTCAGGCCATTTAAGACGCTTAAAGAAGCAGTAGACAAATAA